Proteins found in one Bremerella volcania genomic segment:
- the pstB gene encoding phosphate ABC transporter ATP-binding protein PstB — translation MVDNQPANNTVIDCDVKELYYGNFKAVRDTRIPIKQGQITAFIGPSGCGKSTVLRCLNRMNDLIRGFRFEGHVHFRGQDIYGQTIDPVAVRRHIGMVFQQPNPFAMSIYKNITYGLRINGYRGNYDEVVERALRGAALWDEVKDKLKQSGLSLSGGQQQRLCIARAIAVEPEVLLMDEPCSALDPIATRKIEELMKELKQKYTIAIVTHNMQQAQRVADQTAFLYVDTTEGGRTGYLVEQEETKQLFEDPQQEYTRQYIRGEFS, via the coding sequence ATGGTTGACAATCAGCCTGCCAACAACACGGTCATAGACTGCGACGTGAAGGAACTGTACTACGGTAACTTCAAAGCAGTCCGCGATACCCGTATCCCGATCAAGCAAGGACAGATCACCGCCTTCATCGGTCCCTCCGGCTGCGGCAAGAGCACCGTGCTGCGTTGCTTGAATCGCATGAACGACCTGATCCGTGGTTTCCGCTTCGAAGGGCACGTTCATTTCCGCGGCCAAGACATCTACGGCCAGACGATTGATCCGGTCGCCGTTCGCCGCCACATCGGAATGGTGTTTCAGCAACCCAATCCGTTTGCGATGAGCATCTACAAGAACATTACCTACGGTCTTCGCATCAACGGCTATCGCGGCAATTACGACGAAGTCGTCGAGCGAGCACTCCGTGGTGCGGCATTGTGGGACGAAGTGAAGGACAAGCTCAAGCAAAGCGGTTTGTCCCTCTCTGGCGGTCAGCAGCAGCGTTTGTGTATCGCCCGGGCGATTGCCGTGGAACCGGAAGTCCTGCTGATGGACGAACCTTGTTCAGCACTCGACCCGATTGCAACCCGCAAGATCGAAGAGTTGATGAAAGAGCTTAAGCAGAAGTACACGATTGCCATTGTGACGCACAATATGCAGCAAGCTCAGCGTGTCGCCGATCAAACCGCGTTTCTGTACGTCGACACTACCGAAGGTGGCCGCACTGGCTACCTTGTCGAACAAGAAGAAACGA